The DNA window TTATGCTCCTATCCTTAGCAAACTATCTATGTGCCTATGCTTTATATTACTATATTTTTAAGGGAATTAATTTAAATAATAAAAAAAAGTACACTTTTATACTTATTGCCATATTTATATCTCTAGTCAGCAGTTACATTACATCAATGGAATTTAAGGTTGTTACTTTTATTATATACTTGATTATATGGTATAAAAGTATAGTGAGCATTACCGATGAGAGAGACTTTCAATCAGCAAAGAAAGTATTTATGGTAAGTCTATTGTTTTATTTGTTTATTATTTTGATATTAAGCTTACTGAATGGAGAAAATGCTACTATACAAAATTTAAAAGTTTTTTTCTCTATATATGTTGGAGCAACTCTGTCTTATTTTGCTACAGCTAATCTCGAAAAGGCCTACAATAAGAAAAATTCAAATTCTCTAAATAAGGCGAAAAATATTAAAATAATTAACCTAATTTCCAATCTGTTAGTCTTGTCATTTTTAGTGTCTACATTAACAGGCTTTTTTGGAATTTTAGAAAAGATAGTATTTAGTAATATAGCTAATTATTTTGGAATTATAATTCAAAAAATCATAGAAATTATACTTTATCCTATAGTCATTCTTACAACGAAGCTTGCAGAGTTAATATTCAGTAGAACTGATTTTTCTATTCTAGAGCAACTGAATAAAGGCAATACTCCTGAAGATATAGAAGAGATAGTCAATGAAACTTTATCTCCAAAATCTCAGGCTATTATAGAAACTGTGTTTAGCATTGCAAAATGGGGAATTGTTATTTTAATCATTTTCATAGTATCCTTTTATATTATAAAGGCTATAAGTAACAGAGCTTTATCAAAAAATGAGGAAGATGATGAAGAAGAAAAGGAATTTATTTTGTCATCAAAGGATATTGAAAGAAGAATGAAAAAATCTCTTAAAAAGCTAGCAAATGTTGTTTCTGCGTTGTTTTCAAAATCAAAATCTAACAGCTTAGAACTTCCTAGGATAAGGCGCATTTATATAGATACAATTTTAACCCTTAAAGAAAAAGGATATGGATTTAAAAAACATTACACCCCAAATGAGTATCTTTCAACTCTAGTGGAATCAAAATATATAAATGCTGGAATTAACGATTTAACTAAGTTTTATAATGATTGTAGATATGGTGGAAAGGAAATAACAGAAGAAGAAATTGAAGAATGCATAAGAATTAAAAGTAATATCTATGAAATCAGCAAAGAAAAATGAATCGATACAATTGCAAAACAACTCCCTTGATAACCGATACACTTGTGCTATAATTAAAGTATCAGAATAATAATTCGGGTTAGGGAGGTATAGGAATGGAAAAATTTAATGTGAAAAGACTTACCTATGGGGGATTGATGACTGCATTAGTATTTGCAACTACAGCTATAATTCCACAAATCCCAATACCATTTACAGAAGGATACATACACACTGGGGACAGCATGATATTTGTTACTTCAATATTATTAGGGTGGAAGTATGGTCTATTTGCAGGTGGTGTAGGTTCAGCCATGGCAGACTTGTTTTTAGGATATGCCCATTGGGCGGTTCCTACTTTAATAATAAAGGGAATCATGGGAGCCATTGTTGGCCTTATGGCACAGGATATAAAAAGCAATAAGGTCAGAACATTTAGAAGTATTGTTGGATATATCATTGGGATAGGATGGGTAGGTCTAGCTATATATTTTAAAATAACATTGTCTAATATATCATATAATCTTCAAAGCTCTGAATTAGCTAGTCTCCTTGTTGAAAAACTTAAGTTAAGTGGAGCTGAGCAATTGCATACATTGATAAATAGCGTTCAATTATCGCTGATAATTGCCATTATAATCATTCCAATATTAATGATTGCATTATCTATTGCCCTTAGAAAAAAAGATAAGGAATTATTCAGTATGAATAGCTTGATGGGAATGACACTAGCAGGTCTTTGGATGGTAGTTGGTTATTATGTGGCAGGCGGTATATTAAAAGGCAATATGATAATCCCTATATTTAGTGTTCCTGCTAATATAATTCAATTTATTGGTGGAGTAGTCATTGCCTTTCCAATCATATTAGCATTAAAAAAAGCAAAGGTAACTAAAAAACTAAGCTCTAGGTTAACCTAGAGCTTAGTTTTTTTGTATCATGAAAACCCCTGGTTCTACCAGGGGTTCCAAAAAGCTTTAGCTATGAGTAGATTTTAAAAACCTCCTTTGTTAAAATTAATTCAGGTTCGCCAACCGAATTAAGAACAAAGGAGGTATCCGAAATGGATAAAAATAGTTTAGCACATACTAAATGGAATTGCAAATATCACATAGTATTTGCACCAAAATATAGAAGACAAGTGATATATGGAAAAATTAAAAATGATATAGGAAAAATTTTAAGGAAGTTGTGTGAACAAAAAGGAGTGGAAATATTAGAAGCGACGGCTTGTACTGATCATATACATATGGTGGTAGCTATACCGCCTAAATATAGTGTGTCAAGTATAATGGGATATTTAAAGGGGAAAAGTTCGCTAATGATATTTGATAGACATGCGAATCTAAAATATAAGTATGGAAATAGACACTTTTGGTGCAGAGGATATTATGTAGACACAGTAGGACGTAATGAAAAAGCGATTAGAGAATATGTAAAAAATCAACTACAAGAAGATATAGCAAATGATCAAATAAGTCTACTAGAATATGTAGACCCGTTTACGGGTGAGCAAGTAAAGAAAGGCAAAAAGTAATGGATTAGCTGCTTTAGCAGCAGCCTGAGAAATAAAGCAGTTGGCGAACCATTCAATGAGCCTTAAGGCTCAAGCGAGTAACATGCCCTTATAGGGCTGAACAAACTACCCGCTGAGCGGGTAGTTTTGATTAAGATTTTTTAATAAGTCAGAAGATTTATAATAAATAGAAAGTTTATTTTTTTTCTTGCATATTTATTTAGAAATTAAAGCAAACTAAAGGAAAACATTTTCCCGGGTATGATGATACCAATAATAGGTATGTAGACTCTCCAAGTCAATCTGCCCAAAACTGAATATATATGCAAATATTGAATATTTATAGGAACTTATAAGCTTGACAAAATTATATATGTATTAATATAATCAACTTAAGTGAGAATAGAGTGATTTACAAAATTACGAAAATTATGCATAACACCTGTATAAAAAGGGGAGATACTATTGTGGAAGACAAGAAAAAAATGCTTAATGTGTATTCGGAAATTGGAAAGTTAGAAGCTGTTTTATTACATCGTCCAGGTAAAGAGCTTGAGAATCTTGTTCCAGATTATCTTGAGAGGTTATTATTTGATGACATTCCTTTTTTAGACTTAGCTAGAAGAGAGCATGATAATTTTGCAGAAATATTACGTGGAAATGGTGTAGAAGTATTATATCTTGAAGAACTTGCTACTGAATCTATAGATAATCCTGACGTAAGAAATGACTTTATAGAAAAGTTTTTAGATGAGGGAAATGTAGTAGGCTTAGGAACAAGAGAAGTCCTTAAAGATTATTTTGAAAGATTTAGCAACAAGGAGTTAATAGATAAACTCATGGCGGGGGTTAGAAAAGATGAAATTCCAAAATTAATTAATAAATCCTTAATGGATTTAACTGACAGTAATTATCCTTTCGTATTGGATCCAATGCCAAACCTTTATTTTACTCGAGATCCCTTTGCAACCATAGGTCATGGAATAACGCTTAACCATATGAAAACAAATGTTAGAAATAGGGAAACTATTTTTGCTAAATACATTTTTGAAAATCATCCTAGATTTAAAAATCCAAACCTACATATATGGTTTAATAGAAAAGAAGCTTTTTCGCTTGAAGGAGGGGATATCCTGGTATTGAGCCCTAAAGTCATAGCAATAGGTATTTCTGCTAGAACGGATGCAGCAGCAATAGAAAGGTTTTCTGAAAGAATTTTATATTCAGATGAAAGCTTCGAAACAATTCTTGCATTTGACATTCCAAAGAAAAGAGCTTTTATGCATCTTGATACTGTATTTACTATGGTTGATCACGGTAAATTTACTATCCATCCTGAAGCTGAAGATAATCTAACCATTTATTCAATTACAAAAAGCAATAGATTCCATGGCGAACTTTATATTGAAAAAGAAGAGCTGCCATTAGAACAAACACTACAAAAATATCTGGAGGTTGACGAAGTTGCCTTAATTCGTTGTGCTGGCGGTAATGCTATAGATGCGGCACGAGAACAATGGAATGATGGTTCCAATACTTTAGCCATAGCACCAGGAGAAGTGATAGTATATGCTAGGAATTATGTGACTAACAGGCTTCTAGAGGACAATGGGATAAAGACTCATGTAATGTCCTGCTCAGAGCTTTCAAGAGGTCGAGGTGGTCCAAGATGTATGAGTATGCCTTTAATTAGAGGAAGTTTATAATTAAAATATAAGGGGGAATTAAAATGGCATTCAACTTAAAAGGGAAACATTTCTTAACATTAAGGGATTTTTCAACAAAGGAAATAGAATATCTAATCGATTTATCTGCTGATCTAAAGAAACTAAAATACGCAGGAATAAAACCAAGAAATTTAGAAGGGAAAAATATTGCACTAATATTTGAGAAACCTTCTACTAGAACTAGATGTGCCTTTACTGTAGCTGCAGTAGATGAAGGAGCACATGCAGAGTATTTAGGAAAGGGAGATATTCAGTTAGGTAAAAAAGAGTCAGTTGCAGATACTGCAAGAGTTTTAGGAAGAATGTTTGATGGAATAGAGTTTAGAGGCTTCAAACATGAGACAGTAGAAGAATTAGCAAAATATTCAGGAGTACCTGTTTGGAATGGACTTACTGATAAATACCACCCTACACAAATTTTAGCAGATTTCTTAACCATAAAAGAGCATAAAGGGTATCTAAAAGGCATTAAATTTGCGTATGTTGGAGACGGAAGAAATAATATGGCAAATTCTCTTATGATAGGTGGAGCTAAAATGGGAATGGACATGAGGATAGTATCTCCAAAAGAGTTATTCCCAGAGGAAGAAATCGTAAATGCTGCTAGAGAAATTGCAAAAGATACAGGAGCAACAATAACTATTACAGATTCTGTTGATGATGGCGTAAAGGCTGTGGATGTAATCTATACAGACGTGTGGGTATCTATGGGTGAAGAGGAGCACTTTGAAGAAAGAATCAGGCTCTTAAAGGCATATCAGGTTAATATGGATATGCTAAAAAAAGCTGATGAAAATGTATTATTCTTACACTGTTTGCCAGCATTTCATGATTTAAAAACCTCCGTTGGTGAAGAAATATATCAGAAATATGGTCTGACAGCAATGGAAGTTACAGATGAGGTTTTTGAGAGTAGACATTCAGTAGTATTCGACGAAGCAGAAAACAGGGTACATACAATCAAAGCTGTAATGGTAGCTACTCTAGGAAATCAATAATAGAATTAAAGGGCCTGAATATAGACTGGGCCCTATTTTTTTAAATATTTGCAGACAATATTATGCTATAATATATAAAAATGACAATATAACTACAGCATTGGAGATAGGGTGTTTATGAAAAGACTGTTTTTAATCTTAGTTATTCCGTTTATTATAGGAATATGCATATCATACAATATAGATATACATATGAATATGGCGCTTATCTATATTACCTTTCTCATTCTCGGATTAATAGCTTCGTATGTTTTTGGCAGAGGCTATGCTTTAGTTTTGTCTATTTTATTCATTTTTCTTGGAGTGGTAATTACTGCAAATAGCTTAAAAAGTAATTTGACTAATTTTGTTGACAAAGAACTAGTATTAGAAGGATTTATAGAAAGCAGGACTATATCTAGTGAAGATAAAAGTACATATGTTGTAAAGGTAAATAGAGTTTTATATGATAATAAGCTTTATAAAGTAGAAGAAAAAATACTGCTCAATTATTATGATAAACAAATTCTAGACATTAGAGATGAAGTAAGAGTTAAAGGGACTCTTGTATTACCTAGAGAAAATACAAATCCAGGATTGTTTAACTATAAACTATACTTGCAGACAAAAAATATCCATACAATCTTAAATTCAGATAGCACATTTATAAATACTATATCTCAGGGTCAAACAAGTCAAGTACAAGCCTTAAGGTTAAAATTTCAGAGAAATATCAGCAATATTTTGAATAGAACGCTAAGTGAGAAAAACAGTAAACTTATGAGCTCAATAATATTAGGAGACAGTAGTCTCTTAGATGATGAAACTGGGGCAAGATTTAGAGAGTTAGGATTATCACATATATTAGCTGTATCGGGTTTACATATAGGAATAATATATTTATTTATATCTAAGACATTAAGATTCCTAGGCATAGATAAAAGAATTTCTATTGTTACCGCTCTAATAATAATCTGGGGCTATGCATTTTTAATTGGATTCCCGGCATCTGTATTAAGAGCCTCTGTAATGTTTAGCTTATTATCTCTATCTATCTTAGTTTATAGACGGTATGATTCCATAAATACATTGTCGCTTGCTGCTTTACTTTTATTATTTATTAGACCATTATGGATATTTGATGTAGGATATCAATTATCCTTCATTGCAACTGCCTCTATTATCATGTTTACTCCAAGGATTAACTGGCTCTTGTCAATATATAGTAAAAGGGCTGCAAGGCTTTTATCCTCATTAATTGCAGTACAAATAGGCTTATTTCCAGTTCTAGCATATCATTTTAACTCATATGCAGTGCTTTCTCTAATATCAAATCTTGTACTAATACCTATATTTTCTTTTTCCTTAATATTATGTTTTATACTAATCCTAGTATCTTTAGTATATATAAATGCAGCATTGATTCTAGGTTTCTTATTAAATACAATTTTAAACTTTGCAGACATGATAATAGATATGTTTTACAGGCTTTCTTTTGTTAACATATATTTGCCTTCTTTAGGGATTGGGTATATTCTTTTATACTATTTTCTATTGCTTATCAGTTTGAGGATTATAAAGATAGATTTCTTTAAGCCTAGGATTAATAAGCTTATCTTCAACTATATGGCGATTGTTATTTTAATAGGATTCTTTATTGCTTTTACATACAATGAAACAACATTAGAGTTCATAGATGTTGGACAAGGGGATAGCTGCTTAATATCTACCAAGGATAAAGTAATTCTTGTAGACACTGGAGGAAATACATTTGGAAATTTTGATGTGGGTGAAAGAATAGTACTTCCTTATTTGCTTAAGAAAGGCATAAGCAGATTGGATGCAGTATTTATAAGTCATTTTCATGAGGATCATGCCGAAGGTCTAATTCCATTAATTAAAAATATTAAAATAGATAATATTTTTATTGGATATGAAAATGATAAAAGTACTTTATTTAAAGAAATCATATATAATGCTAATAAATATAATATCAAAGTCAGTACAATATCGGAAGGTGATTTAATATATGTGGATGATAATAATTTGCTTAAGGTGCTAAATCCTTCTTATAATGTATCAACTGAAAATATTGACAATGAAAACAATCTTTCTCTTGTTTTTATTCTAGAATCTTATGGTAATAATATCCTTTTTACTGGTGATATTGAACAAGATACTGAACATAAAATAGTTAATAGTATTGATCTTAAAGGAGTAGACATTATAAAGGTTCCTCATCACGGAAGCCGCACTTCTTCGACTTCAGAGCTATTAAATAAAATAAAGCCATCATATGCAGCAATTCAAGTAGGTAAAAATAACTTTGGCCATCCAAATAATGAAGTGATGGAAAGATATAAGCAAATTGGTGCAACCATATATAGAAATGATGAAAATGGTTTAATAACTTTTAAGGTGGGTGTAGATAGCATAGAAATATATACATATATTAAGGACAAACCTTCATTTAATGATATAATAATGAAGTACAGATACAATTTATTATTATTGATTATTTATATGGCCATTTCCTTTTATTTATGTGCTATCTATGTTTATTGCTATTATACACCAGAGGAAATACAATTGAAATGCTATAGCTGTATTTATAGAATATAAATATCTAGATAATAGTTTTTCATAAAACGATTGATAAAGGAGTGCATTTATATGGACTACAAAGATATGCTAAAAGATATTAAAAACAATGAATTAAAAAGAGTTTATCTCCTATATGGAAACGAAATGTACTTAAAAGATTATATAATATCTGATATCAAAAAGAAATATATTGATAAAGCATTTGAATCCTTGAATATGATATATATTGACGGGAAAGAAACGTCTACAGATTCAATAATAAATGCCTGTGAGACACTACCGTTCATGTCTGATAAAAAGATAGTCATCGTTGAGGACCTCCCATTGTTTACTTCTAAGAAGGAAACCAGCAATTTAGACGAAGAAGAACTATGTAGATATTTAGAAAAATTAAATGCTTCTTCATGTTTAATATTTATATCTAATGAGGCCAAAATTGACAACAGAAAAAAAGTAGTTAAGATAATTAAACAAAGTGGGGAAATAGTACAGCTTTTGAAGCTGAAGGATATGGACTTAATCAAATGGACTCAGAGTATTTTTTCAAGGAATGATAAAAAAATATCAAGTACTGATATTCAATATTTTCTTCATCAAGCTGGATATTATGATGCAAGTAACAATCGTACATTATATGACCTAGAGAATGAAATTAACAAGATATGCAGTTATTTAGGAGAACGAGAAACTGTAGAAAAAGAAGATGTAAAAAAAGGAGTAATTAAATCACTTCAAAATAATGTTTTTGCTCTTGTAGATGCATTGGGACAGAAAAAAGCTGATGAGGCTTTATCTATATTTAACGATATGATATTAGAGAATGAACCTATTCAATTAATATTTCACATGATAATCAGGCAGCTTAGAATGTTGATGCTTACAAAACTCTATGAAGAAAAAGGCTATAGTCAGGGGGATATTTCGCAAAAAATTAATGTGCCCACATTTGTAGTAAAAAAACTGGTATCTCAAACTAGAAACTATTCTTCAAGCAATCTCTACATGATTCTGGAAAAGGCACTTGATGTTGATAGAGCTATAAAAACAGGTAAGATGGAATGGAAGCTAGCAGTTGAAATGTTTATAGCTGAGATTAGCAACTAAAAATAGAGTAAGAAAGGAAATATCATGAAGAGGAATTTTAATATTTACACAAAGAAAGCCATAGATATAATATTTGTTATTAATTTATCTCAAGTAGTATTATTAACTACTGTAGTGATTGTTTATCTATCAAGAGATAATTTAAGCTTTTTTCCTATAACTGGTTTTGATATACTTCTATTTGGATTAATAGCTATTTCATTGATTAATAGTTATCTAGTTATGAGGGATATAAGATTCGTAAATGATTTAAGTCTGCAAAATGTTATGAAGAGTAAATCCTTAGAGGATATAACAGGGCTAAATAATACTTTGCGTGCTCAGCGTCATGATTTTTTAAATCATCTACAAGTTGTTTACAGTCTAATTGAATTAAATGAATATACAGAGGCCTCAAATTATATTGAGACAGTATATAAAGACATTAAAAAAGTAAATAAGATACTGAAAACTGCTAATACAGCTATAAATGCATTATTGCAGGCTAAACTCGTAGACTGTGAAAACAAGAATATTCTAGTGGATTTAAATATTGATACAAGACTTGACAGGCTATCAGTTCCTAGCTGGGAAATGTGCAGGGTCCTTGGAAATTTAATTGATAATGGCATTGATGCAGTGAAAGAGCTGAGAGAAAAAGGATTTATTAATATTGAAATAGGGGAGAAGGATTCTAACTATATTTTTGCTATCAAAAATAATGGAAAGCAGATACCAAAAGAAATGAGTGAAAAAATCTTTGAGCCAGGATATACAACTAAAGAAAATAGAGGCGAAGGAATGGGCCTAGCAATAACTAAGGAAATAACACAAAAATATAATGGAAGGATTCTTGTAGACAGCGATCAAAGTGCGACAACCTTCAAGGTTTATATTCCAATAGAATAATAACCACTTAAAGCGACAGATGGGACTAATAAATGTATTGTTTATAAAGTATGTATTTATATAGAGAGAGTATAGATGTAATATAAGGTTACCAAATATTTGTGAAAAGGGGTGAAAAAATGGTCATAGCAGAATTGATTCAAAGCATAGGCCTATTATCTGTGGTATTCTTTGGAATAGGCTTTTTACTTGTAATCATAGAAATTTTTGTTCCAGGCTTTGGGGTTCCAGGTATACTAGGTATTATCTTTTTGATTGCGGGAGTTATAGTAACTGCTAAGACATTAGTACATGCATTAATACTGATACTATTAATTCTTGCCATATTGGGAGTTCTTACATCTCTGCTTTTAAGATCTGCTAGCAAAGGAAGACTCTCTAAAAAAATTGTATTGTCTACTTCAATTAATAAAGATGAAGGTTATATAGGCACAAGTGATATGCAATTCTTTTTAAATAAAACAGGTACTGCACTAACTATTTTAAGACCATCAGGCACAGTTGATTTTGATGGAGTAAAACTTGATGTGGTTTCAGAAGGTGATTTTATTCAAAGAGGCACAGAGGTTAAAGTTATCAGAGTTGAAGGAAGGAAAATAGTAGTAAGACAGGTTAAGAAACCTGAAAATATTATATAGGGGGAGATAGAATGCCAACAATCGCTTTAATTCTAATTATTGCTGTTATTATTGTAGTATTAGCATTATTCTTTAGCTTAGTTCCTGTAGGGCTTTGGATATCAGCAATTGCTGCAAATGTAAAGGTTAGTATATTTACTTTAGTAGGTATGAAACTAAGGAGAGTAAGTCCTCATAGAGTCGTGAGAACCTTGGTAAAGAGCAGAAAAGCAGGACTTAATCTTACGAGTGATCAGCTGGAAGCTCACTTTCTTGCAGGTGGTAATATTGACAGTGTGGTAAATGCACTAATAGCTGCTGAAAGGGCTAATATACCTTTAGAATTCGAAAGGGCTACTGCAATTGATTTAGCAGGTAGAGATGTCTTTGAGGCGGTACAAATGACTGTAAAACCAAAGGTTATAGAAACACCTAATATAGCAGCTATTGCTAAGAATGGTATAGAGCTTATAGTAAAGGCAAGAGTTACAGTTAGAACAAGTATAGATAAATTAATTGGTGGAGCAGGAGAAGAAACTATAATTGCACGTGTTGGTGAGGGTATTGTAACTACAGTTGGTTCAGTTTCTACGCATGAAGAGGTATTGGAAAATCCAGACCTAATATCTAAAACGGTGTTAGAGAAGGGTTTAGATGCGGGTACGGCTTTTGAAATATTATCTATAGATATTGCAGATGTTGATGTTGGAAGAAATGTTGGAGCAAAATTGCAGATGGATCAAGCCGAAGCGGATAAGCACATTGCTCAGGCAAAAGCAGAAGTTAGGAGAGCAATGGCAGTAGCACAAGAACAGGAAATGGTGGCTTCGGTACAAGAAATGAGAGCAAAGGTTGTGGAGGCAGAAGCCGAGATACCAAGGGCTATGGCAAAGGCATTAGTTGAAGGAAAAATGGGTGTCATGGATTATTATAACATGAGAAATATAATGGCAGATACTGATATGAGAGAATCGATATCTAATATTGGTAAAGCGGAAAAGTCAGAAATTTAATGTTTTGATAGGAGTTGATTTTATTGAATAATGATAAGCCTTATGGAACTAGAGATAGAGCAGATAAATGTACTTTAAATACAGAACAAAAATACTCCTTTAATTTAACACAGAAAAGCCTATTAGATGGAATAATAATGTCTGAAATTCTGGGAGAACCAAAAGCAAAAAAAGGATTGGTGTTATACAATGTGCATAAGAGTACTAATAGCAGATGATGAAAGCGGCATGAGGCTTGTTCTAAGAAAGGTAATAGAAAGAATAGAGGGTTTCCAAGTTGTTGGAGAAGCAGAAGATGGCAGTTCAGCTCTTTCCTTAGTGGAAGAGCTGAACCCTGAAGTAGTATTCTTGGATATAGAGATGCCAAATTTAGATGGAATTGAATGTGCCAAGCTTATATCTGATATAGATCCTAAAAAAATGATAGTTTTTGCAACTGCTCATCCTAGCTATATGCCAGATGCCTTTGAAGTATATGCCTTCGATTATATTACAAAGCCTTTTAAAGTAGATAGGATTATAAAAACCTTAAATAGAATAAAGGAGATTTCATCTGAAGAAAACAATAAAGGTCAAGAAGACATAGTATATCAGCAATCTGTAGCTGAAAAGCTAATAATTAAAAATAAGGATGGCATTAATTTTATAGATATAGACAGCATAATACTTATACAAAGAGAAGGGAAAAGCACAGTAATATACACTTCAGATAATAAGTACACTACCTCTGATGGGCTAAATGATATAGAGGGCCGCTTAGGAAAGATAAACTTTTTTAGATGTCATAAGTCATATCTAATAAATATATCCAAAATAGTAAAAATATCTCCATATGGAAGATGGACATATGTGGTTCATTTTAAAGACATAAAAAATGATGCATTAATAACTCATAAAAAATACGAAGAGTTAAAAATATTATTCAATCTTTCATAGGTGCCAAAAAATCAAAATACTTCGGGCTTAGCCCGAAGTTGTTTTTTTATTATTATACAGCTTCGTTTAATCTTTTAGTTAAACGACTTACTTTTCTAGCTGCAGCATTTTTGTGAATAGTGTTTTTAGCAGCTGCTCTATTTAACTTCTTCTCTACTAATTTAAGTAAAGATTTAGCTGAATCTAAGTCTCCGTTCTCAACAGCTTTATTGAACTTAGTAATATATGTTTTAATTTCAGATTTTCTGGACTTATTTAAAGCAGTTTTAACATTAATAACTTCAATTCTCTTCTTTGCAGATTTAATATTTGCCAACAGGTTCACCCCCTTCGAAAGCCTTAACAAAAGTAATTTTATCATGAAGAAAAGTAAAATGCAAGAAAAATATGCTATTTCTTTTATGTCCAAATTATATATAAATTATTCAGTATTGGAGAAAGTATAAATACAGTTCACTAGTGCAACTATATATTATATATAATTAGAAACAAATAATCAACAAAAATAATAAAGTTTTGGAGGTGAAAAAATGTTTCAAGCAAGAACTGATTTAGCCATTGAAGCTAGGGAAATATATGA is part of the Proteiniborus sp. MB09-C3 genome and encodes:
- the tnpA gene encoding IS200/IS605 family transposase; the protein is MDKNSLAHTKWNCKYHIVFAPKYRRQVIYGKIKNDIGKILRKLCEQKGVEILEATACTDHIHMVVAIPPKYSVSSIMGYLKGKSSLMIFDRHANLKYKYGNRHFWCRGYYVDTVGRNEKAIREYVKNQLQEDIANDQISLLEYVDPFTGEQVKKGKK
- the argF gene encoding ornithine carbamoyltransferase, whose translation is MAFNLKGKHFLTLRDFSTKEIEYLIDLSADLKKLKYAGIKPRNLEGKNIALIFEKPSTRTRCAFTVAAVDEGAHAEYLGKGDIQLGKKESVADTARVLGRMFDGIEFRGFKHETVEELAKYSGVPVWNGLTDKYHPTQILADFLTIKEHKGYLKGIKFAYVGDGRNNMANSLMIGGAKMGMDMRIVSPKELFPEEEIVNAAREIAKDTGATITITDSVDDGVKAVDVIYTDVWVSMGEEEHFEERIRLLKAYQVNMDMLKKADENVLFLHCLPAFHDLKTSVGEEIYQKYGLTAMEVTDEVFESRHSVVFDEAENRVHTIKAVMVATLGNQ
- a CDS encoding DNA internalization-related competence protein ComEC/Rec2, whose amino-acid sequence is MKRLFLILVIPFIIGICISYNIDIHMNMALIYITFLILGLIASYVFGRGYALVLSILFIFLGVVITANSLKSNLTNFVDKELVLEGFIESRTISSEDKSTYVVKVNRVLYDNKLYKVEEKILLNYYDKQILDIRDEVRVKGTLVLPRENTNPGLFNYKLYLQTKNIHTILNSDSTFINTISQGQTSQVQALRLKFQRNISNILNRTLSEKNSKLMSSIILGDSSLLDDETGARFRELGLSHILAVSGLHIGIIYLFISKTLRFLGIDKRISIVTALIIIWGYAFLIGFPASVLRASVMFSLLSLSILVYRRYDSINTLSLAALLLLFIRPLWIFDVGYQLSFIATASIIMFTPRINWLLSIYSKRAARLLSSLIAVQIGLFPVLAYHFNSYAVLSLISNLVLIPIFSFSLILCFILILVSLVYINAALILGFLLNTILNFADMIIDMFYRLSFVNIYLPSLGIGYILLYYFLLLISLRIIKIDFFKPRINKLIFNYMAIVILIGFFIAFTYNETTLEFIDVGQGDSCLISTKDKVILVDTGGNTFGNFDVGERIVLPYLLKKGISRLDAVFISHFHEDHAEGLIPLIKNIKIDNIFIGYENDKSTLFKEIIYNANKYNIKVSTISEGDLIYVDDNNLLKVLNPSYNVSTENIDNENNLSLVFILESYGNNILFTGDIEQDTEHKIVNSIDLKGVDIIKVPHHGSRTSSTSELLNKIKPSYAAIQVGKNNFGHPNNEVMERYKQIGATIYRNDENGLITFKVGVDSIEIYTYIKDKPSFNDIIMKYRYNLLLLIIYMAISFYLCAIYVYCYYTPEEIQLKCYSCIYRI
- a CDS encoding DUF4129 domain-containing protein; translation: MCTRLNNIFNIIIKGISETAIVSISGIIFIFLFAEVDSHILINRIMLLSLANYLCAYALYYYIFKGINLNNKKKYTFILIAIFISLVSSYITSMEFKVVTFIIYLIIWYKSIVSITDERDFQSAKKVFMVSLLFYLFIILILSLLNGENATIQNLKVFFSIYVGATLSYFATANLEKAYNKKNSNSLNKAKNIKIINLISNLLVLSFLVSTLTGFFGILEKIVFSNIANYFGIIIQKIIEIILYPIVILTTKLAELIFSRTDFSILEQLNKGNTPEDIEEIVNETLSPKSQAIIETVFSIAKWGIVILIIFIVSFYIIKAISNRALSKNEEDDEEEKEFILSSKDIERRMKKSLKKLANVVSALFSKSKSNSLELPRIRRIYIDTILTLKEKGYGFKKHYTPNEYLSTLVESKYINAGINDLTKFYNDCRYGGKEITEEEIEECIRIKSNIYEISKEK
- a CDS encoding ECF transporter S component; protein product: MEKFNVKRLTYGGLMTALVFATTAIIPQIPIPFTEGYIHTGDSMIFVTSILLGWKYGLFAGGVGSAMADLFLGYAHWAVPTLIIKGIMGAIVGLMAQDIKSNKVRTFRSIVGYIIGIGWVGLAIYFKITLSNISYNLQSSELASLLVEKLKLSGAEQLHTLINSVQLSLIIAIIIIPILMIALSIALRKKDKELFSMNSLMGMTLAGLWMVVGYYVAGGILKGNMIIPIFSVPANIIQFIGGVVIAFPIILALKKAKVTKKLSSRLT
- the arcA gene encoding arginine deiminase gives rise to the protein MLNVYSEIGKLEAVLLHRPGKELENLVPDYLERLLFDDIPFLDLARREHDNFAEILRGNGVEVLYLEELATESIDNPDVRNDFIEKFLDEGNVVGLGTREVLKDYFERFSNKELIDKLMAGVRKDEIPKLINKSLMDLTDSNYPFVLDPMPNLYFTRDPFATIGHGITLNHMKTNVRNRETIFAKYIFENHPRFKNPNLHIWFNRKEAFSLEGGDILVLSPKVIAIGISARTDAAAIERFSERILYSDESFETILAFDIPKKRAFMHLDTVFTMVDHGKFTIHPEAEDNLTIYSITKSNRFHGELYIEKEELPLEQTLQKYLEVDEVALIRCAGGNAIDAAREQWNDGSNTLAIAPGEVIVYARNYVTNRLLEDNGIKTHVMSCSELSRGRGGPRCMSMPLIRGSL